The following coding sequences lie in one Lolium perenne isolate Kyuss_39 chromosome 2, Kyuss_2.0, whole genome shotgun sequence genomic window:
- the LOC127329696 gene encoding ethylene-response factor C3-like has protein sequence MDRRHHNHDGAMYYTGCTSAANPSSSSSDSFPSEMSSGAMYYAGGYTSAANYTSCSSSDSFPSDLSSGETIYTPERRQLKLAAASFIGVRTRPWGRFAAEIRDSTRGGKRVWLGTFSTAEAAAMAYDQAALSSRGAATALNFPVELVQESLDALALGTTATTPTETGGSPVLALKRRHCKRKRRNKAEIASDASAAIRRKKTGGKMAVEKRFVVELEDLGADYLEELLRITDDTLQLEVPADAFVQYDELLHCQSMV, from the coding sequence ATGGATCGTCGGCATCACAACCACGACGGCGCCATGTACTACACCGGCTGCACCAGCGCCGCTAATCCCTCCTCCTCATCTTCGGACTCATTTCCATCCGAGATGAGCAGCGGTGCCATGTACTACGCCGGCGGCTACACGAGCGCCGCTAACTatacctcctgctcctcctcggaCTCGTTTCCATCCGACTTGAGCAGCGGCGAGACCATCTACACCCCAGAAAGGAGGCAGCTGAAGCTGGCAGCGGCGTCTTTCATCGGCGTGCGGACGCGGCCGTGGGGCAGGTTCGCGGCGGAGATCCGGGACTCAACGCGGGGCGGCAAGCGGGTGTGGCTCGGCACGTTCAGCACTGCAGAGGCCGCGGCCATGGCGTACGACCAGGCGGCGCTGTCGTCCCGGGGCGCTGCCACGGCGCTTAACTTCCCAGTAGAGCTCGTCCAGGAGTCGCTCGACGCCCTCGCGCTgggcaccaccgccaccacgcccacGGAAACGGGCGGCTCGCCCGTGCTGGCGCTCAAGCGGCGGCACTGCAAGAGGAAGAGGCGCAACAAGGCCGAGATAGCGAGCGATGCGTCGGCGgcgatcaggaggaagaagaccgGCGGAAAAATGGCCGTCGAGAAGCGGTTCGTCGTGGAGCTGGAGGACCTGGGCGCCGACTACCTGGAGGAGCTCCTCAGGATCACCGACGACACGCTTCAGCTCGAAGTGCCAGCAGATGCGTTTGTGCAgtacgatgaattgttacattgccAATCGATGGTCTAG